A region from the Arcobacter sp. F155 genome encodes:
- a CDS encoding spermidine synthase, which yields MKNNQAFNEMMVHTPICTHKEPENVLVIGSVSDELKKEVEKHNLKNVEYGDTSILTSKDEKNVDLLIFTDVNLDEMLLANIERVLKNDGVISFSTSSFSSDEQKLKDDLSLVGQNFWIAMPYKFGHETAILASKKYHPTADIILQRSDLLVDLEYYSTEIHHASFVFPAAQYRALTGIARR from the coding sequence ATGAAAAATAATCAAGCCTTTAATGAAATGATGGTGCATACTCCTATCTGTACGCATAAAGAACCAGAAAATGTTTTAGTAATTGGGTCTGTAAGTGATGAATTAAAAAAAGAGGTTGAAAAGCATAACCTAAAAAATGTTGAGTATGGTGACACTTCAATTTTAACTTCTAAAGATGAAAAAAATGTTGACTTACTAATTTTTACTGACGTAAATCTTGATGAAATGCTTTTAGCAAACATTGAAAGAGTACTAAAAAATGATGGTGTTATTTCATTCTCTACTTCAAGTTTCTCATCTGATGAGCAAAAGTTAAAAGATGACTTAAGTTTAGTTGGTCAAAACTTCTGGATTGCTATGCCATATAAATTTGGACATGAAACTGCAATTTTAGCTTCTAAAAAATATCACCCAACTGCTGATATTATTTTACAAAGATCAGATTTATTAGTTGACTTAGAATACTATTCAACAGAAATCCACCATGCTTCATTTGTATTCCCAGCAGCTCAATACAGAGCTTTAACTGGTATCGCAAGAAGGTAA